ATGCGTGTCCATGCTAAACCCTGTGCACCTTCAAATGTATCAGAACTGGACCTTGGATTGATGGAAGAAAGTCACCTGGTCCACTGTGAGTACAAGGCACTGTGGGAAGGTGAGCAGCTGGTTGGAGGCAATACCCTCAATGTTTATTTGGATGTGTACCACCAACCTAAACCTTGTTGTAGACCagatacaccccttcatggcaacaggTATTCCCAGATGGAAGTGGCATCTTTGGGCAGGATAACGTGCCCTGCCACATTTCACAGATTGTTCTGGATTGGTTTGAGGAGTATGATGAAGAGTTCCAGGTGTTGCGTTGACTTCCATGTTTCCCTGATGTCAGTCCAATGGAGTATCTGTGTGATGTGCCACAGAAGGCCCACCTCGCAACTTAACGTCATGGTGTCAGATAGCACAGGACACCGATCCAGTTGACCGTCTGTGGGATGAAATCGAACAACGAGTCTAAAATGCACGCCTTGCCCACTTGGATTAGTTAGAGGATCTGCTGGTAACGTTCAGTCGCCACACACAGGTTCTGTAGAGTACCTGCCTCGGCTGGTTGGCACAGAGAGGAGCAACATCATGTTAGGCAGATGGTCCGCGTGTTTTAGTTCATCAGTGTATTTAACAAATGTGCAGATACCCCACCAGAGCTGTTCCATCTAAAGTTTGAGCGTTGGTATCTCCAATATGATGAGAAGCCTGTGAGCACAGCTACTGGCCCCTAAATGTGTGGTATGGAGAGTTGGAATAATTGGTGCTTGTTGGAGACTCAGATCATCCACTGCTTGACTTGCATGCCATCTTTTATTAAATCCTTTGTCCCTCTCCACACTCAGGCAGGGCCATTCGACAATCGTGAAGGAGCTCCGGGACCACCTTCCCTCAAGACCTGGAGCCATAGTAGTCGCAGTGGGCGGAGGTGGGCTGCTGTGTGGAGTGGCTGAGGGCGTGAAGGAAGTGGGCTGGGAGGATGTGCCCATCATCGCCATGGAAACCATTGGGGCCGACAGTCTGAATGCGGCAGTGAAGGCCGGCAAGCTGGTGACGCTCCCGGACATCACAAGGTATGGTGGAGTTGGCATCTTTCTACACGTGGCTGTCATTATTGATGCTGGCACGGCTGTGAGGGTCCACTTTGGTTTTGGTACCTTCTGTGTGATGATTGTACACAGTGGGAGTTCTCTAAGCGTGTAGGAAGCATTAGCATTGTGGAAgacactacactgtgtgcacaattattaggcaagtgagtattttgaccatatcatcatttttaatgcgtatattccaactccaagctgtattaacttgaatgcttattggatttaagcatgtcaggtgatgtgtatttgtgtaatgagggagggtgtggcctaaggagatcaacaccctatatcaaggtgtgcagaattattaggcagctagtttttctcaggcaaaatgggccaaaaaagagatttaactgactctgaaaagtcaaaaattgtaaaaagtctttcagagggatgcagcacttttggaattgctaagatattggtgtgtgatcacagaaccatcaaacattttgttgcaaatagtcaacagggttgcaagaaacgtgttgagaacaaaagacgcaaattagctgccaaagatttgagaagaatcaaacgtgaagctaccaggaacccattatcctccagtactttcatattccagagctgcaacctacctggagtgcccagaagtacaaggtgttcagtgctcaaggtaaggagggctgaaacccaaccaccactgaacaagaaacagaagttgaaacgtcaaaactgggccaagaaatatctgaagacagatttttttcaaaggttttatggaccgatgagatgagagtgactcttgatggaccagatggatggacctgtggatcagtaatgggcacagagctccactccaacgtggaggtggggtactggtatgagctggtatttttaaagatgagctagttggaccttttgcattgaagatgaactcaaaatcaactcccaaacctactgccagtttttcaagacactttcttcaaacagtgatacaggaaaagaccatgattttatgcaggccaatgctccatcacttgcatcgaagttctccactgcgtggccagccagtaaaggccttaaagatgaaggaataatgacatggccccccttcctcatctgacctaaaccctatcgagaacttgtgggcacttcttaaacgctagatttacaggggagaaaaacaatccacctctctgaagagtgtctgggaagctctctgggaggctgtagtcactgctccacaaaaagctgatcgtcaacagatcaagaaactgacagactccatgaatggaaaggcttatgactgttattggaaagaagggtggctatattggtcattgattgattgattgatttgttttgaaatgtcagagatgtttatttgtaaattttgaggtgtttgtttattattctcactataacagatgaaaataaacaagcgagatgggaaaattttcatttttcctttagttgcataataaatctgcacactaatagttgcctaataattgtgcgcacatatgtattccctcatgatgttcacactcacatttccgttgtgaaacattcaggtttcaggtttattaacattttggattgactgatagcactgtgtttgttccatattaaaattaatcctcaaaaatacaacttgcctaataattctgcacacagtgtatattaaTTAACACGTGCTTGGAAAATTAGGCTTTGGTAGGACTTGCAATGTTATAAACTTTGCTTCTTTCTGTCAGTCTTTTTTTCCTCCTTGacctcatctatctatctggatTCCTGCTGCTTTCTCGTAGTGAAGCCAAGTGCCTCGGAGCCAAGACGGTGTGCCCAAGGGCACTGGAGGTCACCCAGCAATTGCCGATTCTGTCGCACGTTGTCACCGACCAGCAGGCTTTGCAGGCCATAAAGAGCTTCTTGGGTGAGGCTTGAATACAAAATATTATGCTGTTCATGCAAATAGTTAAAGGGTGGGCCTTTAAATGCGGGCATTGTGTTACGTGCTTGAGGTCATGTCAAATGCCAGCGGGTTAGGTGGGGGCATCAGGCAGGATTTTGCGGCAGCGCCGTACAGTCCTACTggttttgtcagtcagtcattgtcctaacacagggtcatgggggtctgctggagccaatcccagccagcacagggtgcaaggcaggaacaaaaaacgggcagggcgccagcccaccacatactGCTTTTGTGACCCTTCATTTTCAGTGCGTTGGGTCCACAGCGGGTATTGAGACCATCTGGGATGCCAGCCAGTTGGAGGGCACGAGTACAAATAGCAGACCAGTTCATTTAACTGAAATAACATGCCATGTCAGTTTAATTAAGTGTCACAGGGGCCACCGTCAGTTACAGTTACTCGAGGCAGAGTGCCAGCTCGGCACagggcccagtcccaccctcacaCCAGCACAGAGTGCCAGTTAAATCACCAGTTTATCAAACATGAATACCTGTAAGGGAGGTGGGAGAACATTCAGCCTCCACTTTATAGTATGGCGTTTGAAGCAGTAGCGCTAAcccctgtgccaccatgtcatTCAGTGCCCATTCAAATTTTGAAACTTGTGTCCCCTGACAGATGACGAGCGCGTGCTGGTCGAGCTTGCCTGCGGGGCATCACTAGGGGCCATCTACAGCGGACTGGTCACGAGACTCCAGACACAAGGACAGCTCCCGGCCCAGCTGGGCCCCCTAGTGGTCATTGTGTGCGGCGGCAGCGGCATCAACCTGGACCAACTTCTGAAGTACCAGGAAAAAATAATGCAAGGTTAAAATGCAACAAGGTGGGGACGAGGATTGGGAAATGGTGTTGATTTTTATGTGATTTGGGTTGGGGTCTGGTTCAGTAGTTACATCCAAGGGGTATTTGTGGTGTCATTTCACGAATGAAGTGGGGGCAACCTTCCGGTTTGTAATTGGACTTTAGAATAGCACTGGGACTTGTGAGCCTTGAGAGTTAGTGATGACCAATCAGAATGGGGGCTGAAGCTCATAAAGAAGTGGGGCAGTCAAGAATCACTCACTGGGAGCAGTAACTGGGACATTCAAAGTAGACGTAGAAGGCCAGGAGAGACTTATGGATGAAGTCGGGAATCTGGGATCACGTGGAAGGCTGGAAAGTGAATACTGAATGAGCAGGAGAAAGCAGTGGCACAGAATGTGACAGAACAGACCTGATGAGGCCTCCTTGGTGACAGCTGTGCCATTGTTTGGGTGGTGGGATTAGAGATGTCCAGGTAGGAGCAGCCTTCACAGCCCATATCGTTTCGTGACTAAGATAAGCCGCCTTCCGTTCACAAAGTCCCCGTGGTGGTGGTCGGCCCTCCAGTCAGGGTCAGGTTCGGTTTCGGGCTCGGGCTCCAGTTTCCAACAACAGATTCCCTGCCCAAACCATCCACATTCAAAGTcccctcccttttttttttcatttttttttttttttt
This genomic window from Polypterus senegalus isolate Bchr_013 chromosome 12, ASM1683550v1, whole genome shotgun sequence contains:
- the sdsl gene encoding serine dehydratase-like, with translation MSSPSQPFHLVSPLLESLSLSKIVGAPVFIKMDNTQPSGSFKIRGIGHYCQQAATHDCQGFICSSGGNAGLATAYVARKLNIPVTVIVPSSTPDLTVQKLREYGASVQVFGQVWDDADREAHRLAESRGWKYVPPFDHPLIWQGHSTIVKELRDHLPSRPGAIVVAVGGGGLLCGVAEGVKEVGWEDVPIIAMETIGADSLNAAVKAGKLVTLPDITSEAKCLGAKTVCPRALEVTQQLPILSHVVTDQQALQAIKSFLDDERVLVELACGASLGAIYSGLVTRLQTQGQLPAQLGPLVVIVCGGSGINLDQLLKYQEKIMQG